GGAGAATCTTCAGCTGGCAACTGCTTACTGCAACGAGTTTATTCAGATGgaaagaaatatattattcttcAATCCCCTTCCCAAAGCTAAAGTAGCATCATTAGTGCTATAAAAATAAGTTGTGGAACTTCTGTCCACAGAAAACCTAAGAGCTGATGGAATAGCCTATGTAAGCAGTTGTATTGATGTCATCAGACTTTCATGACATCGATTTTATATGCATAAGATATTGCTTTATGTCACAAGAAGATCAATCTAAGAATGACTGCATCACCTCCCAACATTCTGCAAGAAAAGAAACTTTGCTCGACCATTATGAGAGTGTAATATGAAagcatcaaatttataattactgTCATGGAATGCATGAATATAAAATAGAGTAACTGCAACAACAGTGCTGCTCTAGGAATGTTCTTTATTTCACAGGATTAGGTATCCTGCAGTTAAATGTGTACCCAGTTAAGACAGTAGGTATTATATCGGCCTCTCTCTCCCCCAAAGTGGGAGATAGAATGAAACTGGAATCTTAACTCATTCAATCACTCATATGCACCTTACATAACATAATATTTTGCTAACGATGCATATTTAGTGTGCTGTAGGAACGTACTATGTTGCAAGATACAAGATGGCCATTTTTGGACTTTTACAGCAACTACTGTTCAGAAAAGAGAGGATACCCCAGATGTCCTGAAGGAAAACAggataaaacaaataaaacaaggaAAATGCAAAATTTTTAAGCTGCTGATGTGCGAAGCTGCCCAACTCTACTTGGGGATcgttagaaaaaaaatgattcacAACAGCAGCCTACTTATTGCAAGAAAAGAGCAGAGTGTAAACTGTTTTCAGGTTGTTAATTTCAAACCTTCTATTTCAATGTTTTATATCTTCTATTTGTCTTTAGTCTGTATTTGATTTAACCATGTAAATCACTTGTATGGTGCAAGTCCTTTACATTATATCTATAGACTAGGGGAACTGCATGACCTAAAGGATATTGTCTGGGAAAATAATTAGAGTGGTTTTCACTTGAGCGCATTATATGATGTCCGAAAAGAGAGATGTAAGAGAGAGAATAGTTAACTCACCAGGTATCATCTTTGAAGATTTAGCCAGCACCTGTATACATATAGAACAAACAAGTATGTAAAGAACAAGCAATAGAGAGAACACAGAGATAAATTGAAATTTCCAGAAAATGGCAAGTAAAAACCCTTGTATCTATTTAGTAGCACATTTAAACAAATCAGATCTTCCTGTTGCTCAACCattaaaggaaaaggaagaCTCCAATATTAAAGTATCATACCAGTAGCACCTCAACAAACTCTCAACATGTGGCAAACAAACAATCAAGCCGACAAAGCTGAAGCGTATGACTTATGCTAAACTCTTCTAGATACCAATACATGAGTCGTAACCATTGTCAAAAAGAATTTGCTTCTATCATAGACACTGTTTGGTTAGGaacgaaaagagaaaactcAAATCCTCCAATCTATTTGCCAAAAGTAGTAAAAGAAGAACTTAGAAATCATCCTCTACATCAGAACAGGTAATTCAAGGATCAAAGGTACTGTCCCAACTAATCTGTGGAACCATTCTGCTACTCAATTGTTCCTTACGAAAGTAGTTAGGGTCACCATCTATAATCCTTACAGTTATGCATGTAATCATTACAATCTCCTATAATTCACTGGCTTTCTTCTCAGTTATATTGGGATAGCTAGACAACCTTAAGTATCAAAGAAAGTAGTTGCGCACAACATATATCAGAACCAAAATGAGCCACCAAGCATTTTCTACTCCCGACTACTTTCGCAGCGAAGAAATCTAAGTCATTGATCCACTTCGGATACAAACAAAGTCGATTACTAGCGCAAATCATCATATGCAGACTCAGAAACTCCAAACACACACGATCTTAACTCAAACAGAAAAGATAATAACCACATAAGCACCTATACACCATAGGATCATAAAATGTGGCATGCAAAGTTGGTTCTTTCCTCCAAACATAAAACACGCAATGCTGATCAATACCATCTGATCTATTTGAAAGGTGAAAACTCTACAAGATCTTAATGACTAATTCTAAGAACTATATGATACTAGCATAATTATTAAAACCCGAGGACTAAAGAAGCAAAGGAAACCTGTGCCGGGTAGCTAATGTACTTCAAAGCTTCGATCCCCATAGCTGGGCCGATGGTGTTAGTGATGCTCACGCCACAATACTTGAACAGTGGAGCACGTCCTTCGGAGCTCTTCGACCACAGCTTTATCACTACAATTAATATGAGAGAACACTTTTAACACCTCCACCCTTCTAAATACACCAAATTCAAAGCCTAAATCAGCTTAAAACAGGGCAGGACTTACTTATAAAAGACCACACGAAGCAAACCACGTTCTGCGCAAAATTGAGGAATGCGAGGTGATCGAACCTCCTCCCATCCGGTCCAAATCGCTTGGTGGATCTGATCGCGAAAACAAGGCCACAttagaaaccctagaagccGATCGAGAACCCTATATCGCTCAAAGAAGAACCCTACGGCGAAACGAAAGAAGCGAGGTGGGGGAAAGCCGGGAGGGAAAGCTCACAGAGTTTCCTGGAGGACGCCCTGGGTGATGTAGGCCGACCAGATTCCCGCAACGCAGAACGCGAGTACCAGGACGCGCTTCAGACccgaggcggcgccgccgtggGCCTCCATTTTCCCGCGCGATTTCGCCGGGGAAAACCGGCGATGTTTTGCGCGACGAGAGGTGCGATTTGGAAGAGGCGGATCGCGTCGCGCTCGAGCGCTCGGTAAAGGGTAGGCCAGCGTTAAATGAGCGGGGGTTGGGGGACCGGTGGAGGGAAGCCACGTCAGAATCGCCACGTGGAGAGTTGCTATTGGTGGGTGGGCGGACAGCGAGCTCCTATTGGTTCGAGGACGTGGTTCCGCGGCGAGAACCGTCGCGCGTCCGTCACGGTTCGAACCGATCAAACGGGTGTGTGGGCTCCACCCGGCCTACCCGACCCAATTTAGTAGGAGGGACAGGGCCCATTGGACCTGTTTGGTATTTGCAGCATAAGTAGAGTGTTTGGGCTGAGACTCGAAACAATCCGGCCCGAATCAAGGCCAGGCCCGATCATGTTCTATGGTAGGTAATAATGTTTACTTCTCATTTCTAATCATCATTTCTCAGAATGTTTCAGGAGTTCTATAATTTTGGAATCATTCATTCACTATTTATTTCTAGAGGTTGGGTAAGTCGACGGTAATCGGAGGATAATTACCATCCGTCGACCGGGGACAACCGGTTCCCCAACGGCTTAAGGAGGGGCGACGTTTCATGTGATTGACCGGAGAGCACACAGCGAGCCTAATCTCTCtcccttcctctcctctctctctctctctctctctctctctctctctctaccgaAACGAGAAACTAAAAGGGGGAGAAAAGGATCGAGATTCTCGCTAAAGCGGGAAGTTATTTACTAATCGACAAATATTTGGCGAATTCAACTGGATCGTAGGTTCTTCGCCTCTTCGTCCATTTGATGCGTTTGGATCTTACCGTTATTGGAGGGATTCTTCGGTTTCAATCGTAATTCCAGGTTGAATTAGGTATGATCTTATTAGTTTCGTTTCGATTTATAGATTCTATCGAGTTTACAATGTCAATTATGAGATTTGATTGTAGATCTGGGCGATTTTGGTTTACTATTGCGAAATTTTGATTGGATTATGTTCTTAGATGGGGTTTTCGCCACATTTTTGGTGTGGTGTGTTCATTTTGGATAAGATCTAATTTGCTTTGATCTTTGTTCCGCTGGAGTTAGATCTGGTACCCAGTTGAGAAGATTAGAGGAAGCGATTGTGGAATTTGGAGGAGGGAATGGCGAATCGGATGAAAGAGGATGAGAAAAATGAGAAGATTATTCGAGGGCTTCTGAAGCTCCCGGCGAATAAGAGATGCATTAATTGCAATAATCTGGTATGTTTCCTTTAATATGCTAATTGTGATTCTGTCTCTGGTATGTTTCCTTTAATATGCTAATTGTGATTCTGTCTCTGGTATGTATACTTTAATATGCTAATTGTGATTCTGTCTCTGGTATGTATACTTTAATATGCTAATTGTGATTCTGTCTCTGGTATGTATACATGAATATGCTAATTGTGATTCTGTCTGGTAACTTTCCATTTAATATGGACTTTGAAAGAATGAGTGCCATATATGTAAAACTTTGAAAGTCATACTTTGCAAATGAGGTAAAACAATAGTTAGATTGTTATTTGCAAACATTGTTTAGATTGTTACTATCAATTATTGTAGAATTGTGTAATTCAATACTCTTCTCAGAACAAGATAAACCATGCCCTTGTTACAGCTAAATGGCTGAGACATGTCCATGTCAACTTATAATACCCTATAGGAGACTCTCAAACCCTGCGAAGTTTCGGAAATGAGTAAATGGAGTCTCACTAAAATGTATGAGATGCTTACAAATTCTTTACCACCACAAAGAAGTATATTCTGAAGTACTTAACCAACATTGAAAGGATTCCATTATCATGTTGAATGGTGACAGCAACTTTTCTTGGCCAAACTTACTATGCTGTTTAAATGCCTCTTCGCTTTGTTCAGCTTTTCTTGGGAAAAgctagtataattttttaagatgCATGGTCTCGTTTTAGCAGTACTAACATTAATATGTAAATAGGGACCACAATATGTCTGCGCAAATTTCTGGACCTTCATTTGTACCAACTGCAGTGGAGTACAGTAAGTGATACTTGATTCTTTGAGTTTTTATTTCCATTGTATCTTCTTTAAGTAAGTTTGATGTACTATCTGGTCTCCACAGTGGTAAATGAGATTTATCTGGGTGATGAAAGGATCTACTGATTATAGGACAATCTTGCGTAAacttgctctcttttttttctctgtttctctctAAAGATTGTTAAATATTGCAGTCGGGAGTTTACACACCGTGTGAAATCGGTGTCAATGGCTAAATTTACTTCACAAGAGGTTAGTGCCCTTCAAGAAGGTGGAAATGAGGTACTCTTGGCCATTCTTTTATATCCTGTACAATTTTATTGCTTTTGGGGCTATTGTGTAACACTTttgggttttttattttattcgacTTACAGCGTGCCAGGGAGATATATTTTAAAGAATGGGATCTGCAACGCAACTCATACCCTGACAGCAAGTCTTTACCAGTTCCTTGTCTTTGACTTTTCTATATCCTTGAAATGATATATTGATCCTTAttaatccttttcttttgattccagTAACATGGACAAATTGAGAAGCTTCATTAAGCACGTTTATGTGGATCGAAGATATACGGGGGAAAGAAATGTTGACAGGCCTCCAAGGTCAAAGGTGATGTCTAATCGAAtgttgcagtttttttttttttaaatatttttgcttaCTGATAGTGTGGGAAGTTGCTAAAATTTTTTGGATCACCTTGTATGACTTAACAGAGTGAGAGGGaaaattatgatgaaaataGAAGGCTAGAATCCTATAGAGGTGGGTCACGAAGTCCACCATATAATGATCGTTATGACAGAGGTTTCAGATTTGCATATGGAGAAAGGAGCCCTGGGTATGATCAAAGTGACTATAGGAGAAGCCCTTGCCACTTCGAGGTGGTAGATGATAGGCGCAGAGATGATAGTTCAGGCAGTGGGGTCCAGAATCGAAGGTTTGAAGATCGTAAATATCCAGAAGCATTGAAACCTGAGGGTGGTTCACCGAATTATCAGAAAGATATCGATGGATCAAGCCCACCAGTAATACGGCCCGTAAGGGATATATTGGGCGATGATGCACCTCCACTTCTGGTTGGAGAGCCTCATAAATCAAACGGAACAAAAGCCGGCGATAATACACCACAAACCCAGGTGGATATTTCTATTCTTTTAGAACAGAAGTTCTGTATGGAGCTCCTCATAGAAGAATTTGTAAGAATAGCAGAAGGACGCTTTATGACAGCCCCTCCCACCCAACAATATACTTATTCCTGATTTAAAACTTACTTTTTGAGAAAAAGTTGGTTTGGTGGCCTAGGTGGAAAGCAATAGTTAAATGAAGAACATCGAAGCTCCCCGTATACTATCTTCTATAAGGAGCTCCCTGTAAAACTTCTGCTCATTTTTTGTGGAATATCctttaaattttgcaaattagtATATTCTTTGTTGTAGTTTTCTTCTTTAATTGTCTTGTTCATTTTTCCGAATTCTTGGATCTTGCACATTTACTAGTACATAACAATATTGGCATTTATATAGGATGTTATTTTTCACATTTCTTCTTTGTCTTGACTCTTTTGTGATTCGAACTATGTTAGAGAATTTGCCTAGTAGTATAAGAAAGTAGTATGGAATCTACTAAGTAGTGCCCTATTGATGCTTGCTATTGCTCAGTCTTGTTGAGTGGCAACGCTTTCTAGAGGTTGGCACGGGATTATCTCTCTGTTGCATAAGTTGCTAATTCTTCTATCAAAGTAGTGCTCTATTGATGCCTATTGTTGGTAAAAGCGTTAATCCTCTACTATGTGGGCTTCTTGTTGGAATCTGCAGTAGAAGTATTCTATCGTTGACTTATCTGATCCGTGGTCTCGTTCTCCACAAATATGGGTAGACTCTATGTATTCTCTGAGTAATGCAGTAGTGATTAGTGGATATGAAAACCGTTTAAGTACTAGTAGGATGCTTCAATTTGGTATGTTAGTACAACCTCCACTTATTCTTTATTCCCAATTTGACCACATGAATGTCTTTCATGCGATGCTGCTTCCTTGAACTGCATTTTGTTCTTAAGAAATTGTAATTCTTTTAACTATTTAGGCCCTATAAGTGCTTTGTCCTTATAAGTTCTACAATCGCAGAGGACTTCTTCCCCAAGCAGCATCGAATCTGCTGAAGGGAACTCCACCCAGCCAAAGGTGGAAAATTCAGTTAGTTTGATTGATTTCAGTGCGGATCCTGATCCACCTGTTGCAGCACCACCAccacaacagcaacaacaagcTCCTCAACAAACCAATTCTCCGTCAACTAATGGTGGTGAGTGGGCAGCTTTCGATGCGTTCGGTCAGCAGAAAGCTCCTCAAGTGGCTTCAAGTTCAAACCCTCTGGAATCTGCACTGGCACAATTATCTCTTCCAGGATCTACATCTACTGTGAATACTTCAACAATGCCTGCTCCTGTTGATACTGCTCCAAAAACTAATGATGGAGGGCAGTTGCCCGTGACCCGACAGTCACAGTCTTCACTTTTTCCTGGTGCAGTTAACCAGCCTTCAGAGTTATTCTTTGATGCACCTGCTGCTGGAGTTCCCAACGAGCAGGTAAATACATTTCAGGTTTATGCAGATGGCATGCACATTTATCTATATACACCACCGTACTTCAAAAATTGTCCTACTTCTTGTATTAGATGACCTCAACTTAAGGGCATTTTTGGTAAGAAACAGCAATTCAGAGTTCCCAAGGAAAAGGCTGTTTTAATTGTTGGGAAAATATATGTGAAGGCCCCAATATATTTTGCTATCGCTAGTGCCTTAGGAATAGGCTCTGTTAATTTATAAGGTGTTACTTTCTGTTCCCCTTTCAGCTGCGGAGTTCATCGGTGGAACCAAGCATTCAGGGACCTTCTTTAACTACAGCACCTGTCCCAGCTGATACAGTGGATGCCAATGCATCTCATATTGCAAAAAGACCTCCTCAAGAAACTAGTGTAATTTCAACACAACCAGCTTCCATGGGCAGTAAATCTACTGGAAGGAAAGAACTTCCACAGGTACCATAAGTCATACCGCTGCTCGTGAACTACATTTTGGTGGAATCATTGACATTTAATACATGATATGTCTGCAGGATTTTTTCACTTCGCTTTATCCTTCATCAGCTGCATCGCTGCCAGGCTGGCAAAGAGGCCCACTGCTTGGAATGGGCTATGCCATGCAATATCCTACTGCAGTCgtatgttttgtttttttgtttgaaagaatataataataa
This DNA window, taken from Ananas comosus cultivar F153 linkage group 5, ASM154086v1, whole genome shotgun sequence, encodes the following:
- the LOC109711017 gene encoding probable ADP-ribosylation factor GTPase-activating protein AGD14 isoform X1, whose amino-acid sequence is MANRMKEDEKNEKIIRGLLKLPANKRCINCNNLGPQYVCANFWTFICTNCSGVHREFTHRVKSVSMAKFTSQEVSALQEGGNERAREIYFKEWDLQRNSYPDSNNMDKLRSFIKHVYVDRRYTGERNVDRPPRSKSERENYDENRRLESYRGGSRSPPYNDRYDRGFRFAYGERSPGYDQSDYRRSPCHFEVVDDRRRDDSSGSGVQNRRFEDRKYPEALKPEGGSPNYQKDIDGSSPPVIRPVRDILGDDAPPLLVGEPHKSNGTKAGDNTPQTQRTSSPSSIESAEGNSTQPKVENSVSLIDFSADPDPPVAAPPPQQQQQAPQQTNSPSTNGGEWAAFDAFGQQKAPQVASSSNPLESALAQLSLPGSTSTVNTSTMPAPVDTAPKTNDGGQLPVTRQSQSSLFPGAVNQPSELFFDAPAAGVPNEQLRSSSVEPSIQGPSLTTAPVPADTVDANASHIAKRPPQETSVISTQPASMGSKSTGRKELPQDFFTSLYPSSAASLPGWQRGPLLGMGYAMQYPTAVAMPTLPQPSKSVNPFDLASEPATIQAPMFPSMTSLQGALPNLPGQQPLVRTSIFEGGSPRWVPPQPLTHQMSYPSAMPPGHYMMHQFPNNMPQQAPNSVMPVLQQGPLGPSNEVNAFGTPGMDQHSTAGYSQPSTPNSFSSVGGNPFG
- the LOC109711017 gene encoding probable ADP-ribosylation factor GTPase-activating protein AGD14 isoform X2, with translation MANRMKEDEKNEKIIRGLLKLPANKRCINCNNLGPQYVCANFWTFICTNCSGVHREFTHRVKSVSMAKFTSQERAREIYFKEWDLQRNSYPDSNNMDKLRSFIKHVYVDRRYTGERNVDRPPRSKSERENYDENRRLESYRGGSRSPPYNDRYDRGFRFAYGERSPGYDQSDYRRSPCHFEVVDDRRRDDSSGSGVQNRRFEDRKYPEALKPEGGSPNYQKDIDGSSPPVIRPVRDILGDDAPPLLVGEPHKSNGTKAGDNTPQTQRTSSPSSIESAEGNSTQPKVENSVSLIDFSADPDPPVAAPPPQQQQQAPQQTNSPSTNGGEWAAFDAFGQQKAPQVASSSNPLESALAQLSLPGSTSTVNTSTMPAPVDTAPKTNDGGQLPVTRQSQSSLFPGAVNQPSELFFDAPAAGVPNEQLRSSSVEPSIQGPSLTTAPVPADTVDANASHIAKRPPQETSVISTQPASMGSKSTGRKELPQDFFTSLYPSSAASLPGWQRGPLLGMGYAMQYPTAVAMPTLPQPSKSVNPFDLASEPATIQAPMFPSMTSLQGALPNLPGQQPLVRTSIFEGGSPRWVPPQPLTHQMSYPSAMPPGHYMMHQFPNNMPQQAPNSVMPVLQQGPLGPSNEVNAFGTPGMDQHSTAGYSQPSTPNSFSSVGGNPFG
- the LOC109711017 gene encoding probable ADP-ribosylation factor GTPase-activating protein AGD14 isoform X3 produces the protein MDKLRSFIKHVYVDRRYTGERNVDRPPRSKSERENYDENRRLESYRGGSRSPPYNDRYDRGFRFAYGERSPGYDQSDYRRSPCHFEVVDDRRRDDSSGSGVQNRRFEDRKYPEALKPEGGSPNYQKDIDGSSPPVIRPVRDILGDDAPPLLVGEPHKSNGTKAGDNTPQTQRTSSPSSIESAEGNSTQPKVENSVSLIDFSADPDPPVAAPPPQQQQQAPQQTNSPSTNGGEWAAFDAFGQQKAPQVASSSNPLESALAQLSLPGSTSTVNTSTMPAPVDTAPKTNDGGQLPVTRQSQSSLFPGAVNQPSELFFDAPAAGVPNEQLRSSSVEPSIQGPSLTTAPVPADTVDANASHIAKRPPQETSVISTQPASMGSKSTGRKELPQDFFTSLYPSSAASLPGWQRGPLLGMGYAMQYPTAVAMPTLPQPSKSVNPFDLASEPATIQAPMFPSMTSLQGALPNLPGQQPLVRTSIFEGGSPRWVPPQPLTHQMSYPSAMPPGHYMMHQFPNNMPQQAPNSVMPVLQQGPLGPSNEVNAFGTPGMDQHSTAGYSQPSTPNSFSSVGGNPFG